CAGTAACGACTTTTCCACCAGCTCCATTTTCTTCAGATACAGCTAAAGTATAAGCAAAAATTCTACCTAAAAAACCACCTCTGCTGTGATTATTTCTAGCTTTTCTATAAAAATTTGAAGCTTTTCTTGGATATTTTAAATTTCCAGGGAGAATACCAGTAGTATTGATTCCCCTTTCAACAGCTTCTTTCATAGCTTCCCAAATCTCTTTAAGGAAATCGAAAATCTCCTCACCTTCACATTCTACAACATATTCCCAATACTCTTTTTGATTATCTTCACACCATTTTTGAATAGTGGACATAGTATTAAATTGATATATAGAAGCGGCACCTTTTCTTTCTTGATAGTGTTCCATAATAGTTCCACCACCAACAGAAAAAACAAGCCATTCATCTAATTGTTTATCATTTTCATCAAAGGCTTTGAATAACATTCCATTAGTATGATATCTATGTACAATTTCAGGTTTCCATAAGATTTCAGTTGGAATAGGTTTTAAAGTTTCTATAATAATCCAATCAGTAAGATGTCCTTTTCCAGTTAAAGCTAAAGAACCGTATAGTTCCACTTCAAATCTAGTAGCATTAGGATTTTTTTCTTTAAATTTTTTAGCTGCTCTTTCAGGTCCCATAGTATGAGAACTAGAAGGACCATTTCCAATTTTAAATAATTCTCTTAAACTATCCATTTTTCCCCCTTTTAAAAAGAGAGTGAAGAAAGCTAGTACTCTCTTTAGCTTTTTCACTCCCTTAACTTAAATTAAAATTATTGTCTTATTTCACCATTATAATCTTTAGAAATAGTAGAAAGTATCTTTTCGATTGCTCCATTTATCTCTTTTTCATCAAGAGTTTTTTCTTTATCTCTCAATACTATACTGATAGCTACAGATTTTTTATTAGCTTCAATTCTATCTCCTTCATAGATATCGAAAATATCAATTTTTTCAATTATAGGAGAAACTTTTTTAAGATTTTCTACCATATTTCCTACAAGTACATCTTTAGAAAGAACAATAGCAAGGTCTCTTGTAACTTCAGGATATTTTACAATCTTCTCATATTTAGCAACTTTTTTCATATATTTTATACATTTTGTTAAATCGATTTCAGCTAAATATACTCTTTCTCTTTTTATTTCCATTTTTTCTTGAACATCTGGATGAATTTCTCCAAATACTCCAATAATGTCATTTCCTATTTTTAGTTCAGCACTTCTTCCAGGATGGAAATTAGTATTTGAACTTCTTTCTAATTTATATCTATTAATTCCTAAATATTCCATTAATTTCTCAACATATCCTTTGATAGTGTAGAAATCATAAGCTTCTGGTTTTGGATTCCATAGAGATCTTTCTGGTCTTCCAGCAAGTCCTATACAAACTCTTAAATCTTCAGTTGCAAGTTCTTCAGCTGGCTTAAATACTCTTGAAACTTCACATAATCTTAGGTCAAATTGATTTCTGTTAATATTATCTCTAATATTTGCTAACATACTCCACATAAGTGTAGGTCTTAATATAGCCATATCTTCACTTAAAGGGTTATTTATTTCAATAACATCATCGTTGATATCTAAAATTTCCTTTAGATTTTTAGGAATAAATGAATAGTTAATAACTTCTTGAAGTCCAATCTCTCTTAAAATTTCTTTAGTGTTATCTATTAGCTCAATATTAGGAGCCTTAGTTCCAGCTTGAATATTCTCTATTGGCATAATAGGTTCAATATTTTCAAATCCATACATTCTGATAATCTCTTCATAGATATCAGCAGTTCTAGTTAAATCTCCTCTATATGTAGGAGGTGTAACTACTAAAGTAGTTTGAGATAAAGTTTTAATTCCTAATCCTAAGTTACTTAAAATTTTTCCTACAATTTCAGGAGAAAGATTTTTTCCAACAAATTTATTTAATTTTTCTAAATTTAAAGGAATTTCATATTTTTGAGGTTTCTCAATATATTTGTCTATTGCTCCATCAAGAATTTCTCCCCCAGCAATTTCAGCAATAAGAGCTATAGCTCTTTCACTAGCATCAGGAATAGTATCAATATCAATTCCTCTTTCATTTCTATATGATGAATCTGTTGAAATACCTAATCTTCTTCCTGTTTTTCTAATATTTTCAGGAGTGAAGTAAGCTACTTCTAAGAAAATATTTTTAG
The window above is part of the uncultured Fusobacterium sp. genome. Proteins encoded here:
- a CDS encoding L-serine ammonia-lyase, translated to MDSLRELFKIGNGPSSSHTMGPERAAKKFKEKNPNATRFEVELYGSLALTGKGHLTDWIIIETLKPIPTEILWKPEIVHRYHTNGMLFKAFDENDKQLDEWLVFSVGGGTIMEHYQERKGAASIYQFNTMSTIQKWCEDNQKEYWEYVVECEGEEIFDFLKEIWEAMKEAVERGINTTGILPGNLKYPRKASNFYRKARNNHSRGGFLGRIFAYTLAVSEENGAGGKVVTAPTCGACGVLPGLLYAMREEYDLSEKEILKSLAIAGLIGNLIKENATISGAEGGCQAEIGSACAMAAAMACFLLGGSLSQIEYAAEMALEHHLGLTCDPVGGYVQVPCIERNAAASARALDAATYSLYTDGKHKVTFDQVVKTMGETGKDLKQEYRETSLGGLAKFTFNAEC
- the pheT gene encoding phenylalanine--tRNA ligase subunit beta; this translates as MLISLDWLKQYVDIKEDLKELDNALTMIGQEVEAIDIQGKNLDNVVIGHIVEYNRHPNSEKLTLVKVDIGSGEPLQIVCGAPNHKLGDKVVVAKIGAVLPGDFKIKKSKIRDVESFGMLCSQVELGIGEDGDGIIILPEDAPIGEEYRKYAGLDDVIFELEITPNRPDCLSHIGIAREIAAYYGRKVKYPSVTYTEAIDSTTKMARVNIEDKERCKRYMGRVIRNVTVGESPEWLKKRIRAMGLKPINNIVDITNFVMFEYNQPMHAFDLDKIANGNITVRAAQVGEKITTLDGVERELNNGELVIADDEKVTAIAGIIGGIGTEITSETKNIFLEVAYFTPENIRKTGRRLGISTDSSYRNERGIDIDTIPDASERAIALIAEIAGGEILDGAIDKYIEKPQKYEIPLNLEKLNKFVGKNLSPEIVGKILSNLGLGIKTLSQTTLVVTPPTYRGDLTRTADIYEEIIRMYGFENIEPIMPIENIQAGTKAPNIELIDNTKEILREIGLQEVINYSFIPKNLKEILDINDDVIEINNPLSEDMAILRPTLMWSMLANIRDNINRNQFDLRLCEVSRVFKPAEELATEDLRVCIGLAGRPERSLWNPKPEAYDFYTIKGYVEKLMEYLGINRYKLERSSNTNFHPGRSAELKIGNDIIGVFGEIHPDVQEKMEIKRERVYLAEIDLTKCIKYMKKVAKYEKIVKYPEVTRDLAIVLSKDVLVGNMVENLKKVSPIIEKIDIFDIYEGDRIEANKKSVAISIVLRDKEKTLDEKEINGAIEKILSTISKDYNGEIRQ